A portion of the Sphaerochaeta pleomorpha str. Grapes genome contains these proteins:
- a CDS encoding ABC transporter substrate-binding protein yields the protein MRTKRYVWVFLSLSVCIALTVITSCAKVNGSEEREGQQQKAFVFQGKTTSPITFLSTQMNPVEEAGKMRKVILKDFPGIVDFRPNDSSFLSVQIDSVLEKDPSASVLIGALHGDLLTLSEKDALQPVDSIYGKLAERSFPESLLELTRMNGRDMFYVPWMQASFVMVANKKALAYLPLGADLDELSYEQLALWSKNIFEQTGMKALGFPSGAKGLMHRFFQGYLYPSFTASTLVKFRGEDAKRMWEYFKDLWSVVAPSSLVYSTMADPLLAGDVWIAWDHTARLVKVFENLPDDFVAFPAPVGPKGRGYMPVISGIAIPKKTVDIQDPSLLMDYLTQEVIQNRVLAETGFFPVLNSLSDSGIPKSCRDLNMAIEKQVNSQNSILTLLPIGLGESGGDFDNYYMLTFSEIVLDGKDIQTVLDAYALELQKIITLENASCWLPDHVEGRPCKIE from the coding sequence ATGCGTACAAAAAGATATGTATGGGTATTCTTGTCATTGTCAGTATGTATTGCGCTAACCGTTATTACATCCTGCGCAAAGGTGAATGGGTCCGAAGAAAGAGAAGGCCAACAGCAAAAAGCCTTTGTGTTCCAAGGAAAAACCACTTCTCCCATCACCTTTCTTTCTACACAGATGAATCCTGTTGAAGAAGCCGGGAAAATGCGAAAGGTTATATTGAAGGACTTTCCGGGCATAGTTGATTTCAGACCGAATGATAGCAGTTTCCTTTCGGTGCAAATCGATTCAGTCCTGGAAAAGGATCCCTCGGCATCTGTCCTTATAGGCGCGCTGCATGGAGACCTCCTTACCTTGTCCGAAAAAGACGCGCTACAGCCAGTTGATTCAATATATGGGAAATTAGCAGAAAGAAGCTTTCCCGAAAGCCTGTTGGAATTGACCCGTATGAATGGGAGAGATATGTTTTATGTTCCTTGGATGCAAGCGTCTTTCGTGATGGTAGCAAATAAAAAAGCACTCGCTTACCTTCCGTTGGGAGCTGACCTCGATGAGCTTTCTTATGAACAGCTTGCACTCTGGTCGAAAAATATTTTTGAACAGACGGGGATGAAGGCACTGGGCTTTCCATCTGGTGCCAAAGGCTTGATGCATCGGTTTTTCCAAGGGTATCTCTATCCATCCTTTACCGCAAGCACGCTTGTTAAATTCCGCGGGGAAGATGCAAAAAGAATGTGGGAATATTTCAAGGATCTTTGGAGCGTCGTGGCACCCAGCTCGCTGGTGTATTCGACGATGGCCGATCCTCTCCTCGCGGGAGACGTTTGGATTGCCTGGGATCATACGGCACGTTTGGTAAAGGTATTCGAGAATTTGCCTGATGATTTTGTTGCTTTTCCTGCCCCTGTCGGACCTAAGGGACGGGGATACATGCCTGTAATCTCGGGGATTGCAATCCCTAAAAAAACAGTTGATATCCAGGATCCTTCTTTGCTCATGGACTACCTGACCCAAGAGGTGATCCAAAACCGGGTCCTGGCTGAAACCGGTTTTTTTCCTGTCTTGAATTCCTTGTCCGACAGTGGAATCCCAAAAAGTTGCAGGGACTTGAATATGGCCATAGAGAAACAAGTCAATTCGCAAAATTCAATCCTCACTCTTCTCCCGATTGGATTAGGTGAGAGCGGTGGCGATTTCGATAATTACTATATGCTTACCTTTTCCGAAATTGTCCTGGATGGGAAGGATATCCAGACAGTATTAGACGCATACGCTCTTGAACTGCAAAAAATCATTACCCTGGAAAACGCATCCTGCTGGCTTCCTGATCATGTGGAAGGGAGGCCGTGCAAAATTGAATGA
- a CDS encoding HD-GYP domain-containing protein, giving the protein MKLNNENKVTILLVDDSPDSIALLSSLLKNLYRVKVAITGEKALEVATAKDVPDLILLDIMMPGLDGYETCRLFKSNPRTAEIPIIFLTAKTGDADEEKGLALGAEDYIVKPPNPAILRARIKTHLKLKEVRDFLKDKNEYLEAEITRRTQEIKVIQDMTMIAMGSLAETRDNETGNHLRCTQTYIRILAERLRCQPRFKELLTEDLIDRLCKSAPLHDIGKIGIPDFVLKKPGNLTNDEFNLMKTHTTIGRDAILSAEKYLDSSASSSFLALARDIAWSHHEKWDGSGYPQGLCGEMIPLAGRLMAIVDVYDALMSERVYKRAFTHEETVVLIKQGSGTAFDPDIVHAFLEISDEFMKIAEFFKDDERSQL; this is encoded by the coding sequence ATGAAACTCAATAATGAAAACAAAGTCACGATTCTCCTCGTTGACGACTCGCCCGATAGTATTGCCTTATTGAGCTCGTTGCTAAAAAATTTATATCGTGTAAAAGTAGCTATAACGGGAGAGAAAGCCCTTGAAGTGGCCACTGCTAAGGATGTGCCCGACTTGATTCTGCTCGATATCATGATGCCTGGCCTTGACGGTTATGAAACGTGTCGCTTGTTCAAGTCCAATCCTAGAACAGCGGAAATACCGATTATATTCTTGACCGCGAAGACGGGGGATGCCGACGAAGAAAAAGGTTTGGCACTTGGGGCTGAAGATTATATTGTAAAGCCTCCCAATCCGGCAATTTTGAGAGCTCGGATAAAAACTCATCTCAAACTGAAAGAAGTGCGCGATTTTCTCAAGGATAAAAATGAATATCTTGAGGCGGAAATAACACGACGGACACAGGAAATCAAAGTAATTCAGGACATGACCATGATTGCGATGGGATCTCTGGCGGAAACGCGGGATAACGAAACAGGCAATCACCTCAGGTGTACGCAAACATACATCAGGATTTTGGCCGAACGATTACGCTGTCAGCCACGTTTCAAGGAACTTCTGACTGAAGATCTGATTGATAGGCTATGCAAGTCAGCGCCGTTGCACGATATCGGAAAGATAGGAATTCCTGATTTTGTCCTGAAAAAACCAGGGAATCTGACCAATGACGAATTCAATTTGATGAAGACACATACCACAATTGGCCGGGACGCAATTCTTTCCGCGGAGAAGTATCTGGATTCTTCTGCTTCTTCTTCCTTTCTTGCATTGGCCCGTGACATCGCCTGGTCTCATCATGAGAAGTGGGACGGTTCCGGGTACCCCCAAGGCCTTTGCGGGGAAATGATTCCTTTGGCAGGAAGGCTTATGGCCATTGTTGACGTGTATGATGCCCTTATGAGCGAGAGGGTGTATAAACGGGCTTTTACGCATGAGGAAACGGTCGTCCTTATAAAGCAAGGATCAGGGACAGCTTTTGACCCTGATATCGTGCATGCTTTTCTGGAAATTTCCGACGAATTCATGAAAATCGCAGAGTTCTTCAAAGATGATGAAAGGAGTCAACTATGA
- a CDS encoding TVP38/TMEM64 family protein, translating to MERNQTQNNQRTKRQQSIRWLSIVLVAAFLGFVCIISKAYFEGKFNSVESLQKFIGQYGALGPVFLTSFQALQVVIPILPGFLGCAVGSVMFGPFLGFLCNYIGISGGSLIAFSLAKKFGMPLLQELFPQDKYKRWSAWASKSHSYTAFLFLAMLLPLFPDDFLCYLTGVSKMTARRFAWIICLGKPWCILAYSLGFSLIQ from the coding sequence ATGGAACGAAATCAAACGCAAAATAATCAGAGGACAAAACGCCAACAATCCATCCGTTGGCTCTCCATCGTTCTGGTAGCTGCATTTTTAGGTTTCGTTTGTATAATCTCCAAAGCGTATTTTGAAGGAAAGTTCAATTCTGTAGAATCTCTTCAGAAGTTTATTGGACAATATGGTGCACTTGGTCCAGTTTTCCTAACCTCCTTTCAGGCATTGCAAGTTGTTATACCTATTCTTCCTGGTTTTCTCGGCTGTGCCGTGGGCTCGGTAATGTTCGGCCCCTTTCTAGGATTCTTGTGTAATTACATTGGAATTAGTGGGGGCTCTCTCATTGCTTTTTCTCTTGCAAAAAAATTCGGAATGCCATTGTTGCAGGAACTGTTTCCACAGGACAAGTACAAAAGATGGTCTGCATGGGCATCGAAAAGCCACTCCTATACGGCATTTCTTTTTTTGGCAATGCTGTTGCCACTCTTCCCAGATGATTTCCTGTGTTATCTGACCGGAGTATCAAAAATGACTGCCAGACGATTTGCCTGGATAATCTGTCTGGGAAAACCTTGGTGCATTTTGGCATATAGCCTCGGCTTTTCCCTTATTCAATAA
- a CDS encoding HAMP domain-containing sensor histidine kinase, protein MKQKNHAPKLYGLRSRFVLSIVISVLICGIVFFVLYYSMDTFLNNYSEKAGFEQTHIRMQGKSLQNFINENSISDRNLGLLKKWEYRQPVILLELYRANECIYSSFYDVQQSELLYGAGKDDSNNMVSLQLTDGPAVAFLYSDFTYQYHLLGTALSFIVSLVLFVFLFLRGNRKLIHYICRLNEEVQILEGGNLEYHVSVEGNNEITDLAKSMNRMRISFLHQMETERQLYQANKQLVTEMSHDLRTPLTGIMLYLEILRSHRYSTDSELQDYLRKIDAKAHHMKLISNHLFEYSLDNSHTKQTEPIGMEQAFQDAIDSFVSDLEARCFFVVSNLEWGSYFVQVKTEYIQRVFENIISNISKYAEPSSEIRIVTVDSDNYCGFSVLNGCMVSQQQVESNGIGIESIQTIMQQMNGLCTVEQTDMVFEITLLFPKQ, encoded by the coding sequence ATGAAACAGAAAAACCATGCTCCTAAGCTTTATGGGTTGAGAAGCCGATTTGTACTTTCGATAGTAATCTCTGTGTTGATCTGCGGTATTGTGTTTTTCGTTCTCTACTATTCTATGGATACTTTTCTGAATAACTATTCTGAAAAGGCCGGTTTTGAGCAGACTCATATCCGAATGCAAGGAAAGAGCCTTCAGAATTTTATCAATGAAAACAGTATCTCCGACAGGAATTTGGGATTGCTTAAAAAATGGGAGTATCGGCAACCGGTAATCTTATTGGAGCTGTATCGTGCAAACGAATGTATCTACAGTTCCTTCTATGATGTTCAGCAAAGCGAACTTCTCTATGGTGCAGGAAAAGATGATTCGAACAATATGGTCAGTCTGCAGTTGACAGACGGGCCAGCTGTGGCATTCCTGTATTCTGACTTCACCTACCAGTATCATTTGCTTGGAACGGCTCTTTCGTTCATTGTCTCGCTTGTCTTGTTCGTGTTTCTCTTCTTACGTGGCAATCGAAAGTTGATCCACTACATCTGCCGGTTAAATGAAGAGGTGCAGATTCTTGAGGGTGGAAATCTGGAATACCATGTGTCCGTTGAAGGGAATAACGAGATTACGGATTTGGCAAAAAGCATGAACAGAATGAGAATATCCTTCCTGCATCAAATGGAGACTGAACGACAACTCTATCAGGCGAACAAACAACTTGTGACGGAAATGTCACACGATCTGAGAACTCCTCTTACAGGTATCATGCTGTATCTTGAGATACTGAGGTCCCATCGTTATTCTACGGACTCTGAGCTTCAGGACTATCTGAGGAAAATAGATGCAAAGGCACATCACATGAAGCTGATATCGAATCATCTGTTCGAATATTCCTTGGATAATTCCCATACAAAACAGACTGAACCTATCGGGATGGAGCAGGCATTCCAAGATGCAATCGACAGCTTCGTGTCTGATTTGGAGGCACGTTGTTTTTTTGTCGTTTCAAATCTAGAGTGGGGTTCCTACTTCGTTCAGGTAAAGACCGAATATATTCAACGAGTTTTTGAGAACATCATTTCAAACATTTCAAAGTACGCGGAACCTTCGTCAGAAATCAGAATAGTAACTGTTGATTCTGATAACTATTGTGGCTTTTCGGTGTTGAATGGATGTATGGTTTCACAACAACAGGTGGAAAGCAATGGGATTGGAATTGAAAGCATCCAGACAATAATGCAGCAAATGAATGGACTATGTACGGTGGAACAGACAGATATGGTATTTGAGATAACTTTGTTGTTTCCAAAACAATAG
- a CDS encoding glycosyltransferase, whose translation MKILITTDLYSVSTNGVVTLVNNLFDELRSKGHDVRVLTLSWDCSSFVQDKVYYIRAFSLDRIYPELRGSLAVFDRLSDELIEWKPDVIHSQCEFFTFRFARHISKRTDSPIVHTYHTLYENYVGYIISNKLIGKNLVRMYSKQCLRHVSAVIAPSTITSTVLKGYGVEQNISIIPPGIALEQHQQRSTEEEIQELRYRYRIAENAFVMLYLGRLGVEKNIDELMIAFSWFVDERPDTVLFIVGDGPARGGLEDWAEHLHINDNVVFAGAVPQHEVHRYYQIADVFVSASTSETQGLVYVEAAANGLPLVCRKAPCLQGIIAEGENGFVFETVKEFETAVLCFQNDRIFRNKASDCSRDIARRFDKRHLADAVERVYQSVTKTVRLYPEDSFQRVQRYEH comes from the coding sequence ATGAAGATATTGATTACGACAGACCTTTATTCTGTTTCCACCAATGGAGTGGTGACCTTAGTAAACAATCTATTTGACGAGCTGCGCAGCAAAGGTCATGATGTGCGTGTTCTGACACTCTCATGGGATTGTTCCAGCTTTGTCCAAGACAAGGTCTATTATATCAGGGCTTTTTCCTTGGATAGGATTTATCCAGAACTTCGGGGATCTCTGGCAGTTTTTGACAGACTGTCCGATGAATTGATCGAATGGAAGCCTGATGTCATTCATAGCCAATGTGAGTTCTTTACATTTCGTTTTGCAAGGCACATTTCCAAGCGTACCGATTCACCGATAGTTCATACCTATCACACTCTGTATGAAAACTATGTTGGCTATATAATCTCAAATAAACTGATTGGCAAGAATCTGGTCCGCATGTATTCAAAGCAATGCCTGAGACATGTCAGTGCAGTGATAGCCCCTTCAACAATAACCTCTACTGTTCTGAAGGGCTATGGAGTCGAGCAGAATATATCAATTATTCCGCCAGGAATCGCATTGGAGCAACATCAACAGCGTAGTACCGAGGAGGAGATACAGGAATTGCGATACAGATACAGGATTGCAGAGAATGCATTTGTAATGCTCTATTTGGGACGGCTCGGGGTAGAGAAAAACATTGATGAACTGATGATTGCCTTTTCATGGTTTGTGGATGAAAGACCGGATACTGTACTCTTCATCGTTGGGGATGGTCCGGCAAGGGGTGGTTTGGAAGACTGGGCGGAGCATTTACACATCAATGACAATGTGGTTTTTGCTGGAGCAGTCCCCCAACATGAGGTGCATAGATACTATCAGATAGCAGATGTCTTTGTCAGTGCTTCAACAAGTGAAACACAGGGGCTTGTCTATGTTGAGGCTGCAGCGAACGGCCTTCCCCTTGTCTGCAGAAAGGCTCCTTGCCTACAGGGAATCATTGCAGAGGGAGAGAATGGATTCGTGTTTGAAACGGTAAAGGAGTTCGAAACAGCCGTTTTGTGTTTCCAAAATGATCGTATCTTCAGGAACAAAGCTTCAGATTGCAGTAGAGATATTGCCAGAAGATTTGATAAAAGGCATTTAGCTGATGCAGTTGAACGCGTATATCAGTCAGTCACAAAAACAGTAAGGCTGTACCCCGAAGACAGCTTTCAACGAGTACAACGATATGAGCATTGA
- a CDS encoding response regulator transcription factor yields the protein MSSQVILVVEDEPAIREGIRILLGGEGYIVREAASGEEALHQMNDTIDLVILDVMLPGISGIKVCEEIRKTSTVPILFLTAKFQESDKTIGLTAGGDDYLSKPFSYAELIARVKALLRRYCVYREKKQTMALDKDQILTSGRLKIALDRNEVWKNGVPLDLTEIEYRILALLIQHPQRIFSTHTIYESVWNEPYFYSANSTIMVHIRKLRTKIEDDPQNPCYIRNVWGKGYRYETEKPCS from the coding sequence ATGAGTTCACAGGTAATATTGGTTGTAGAAGATGAGCCGGCAATCCGAGAAGGAATTCGTATTCTGCTTGGAGGAGAAGGCTACATTGTGCGAGAAGCTGCTTCAGGTGAAGAAGCGTTACACCAGATGAACGATACTATTGATCTTGTGATACTGGACGTTATGCTTCCAGGGATATCAGGCATAAAGGTCTGTGAGGAAATTCGTAAGACTTCCACTGTGCCAATACTGTTTCTTACAGCCAAGTTCCAGGAGTCAGACAAAACCATAGGGCTTACAGCCGGAGGTGATGATTATCTGTCCAAGCCATTTTCCTATGCAGAGTTGATTGCCCGAGTCAAAGCATTGCTACGTAGATACTGTGTCTATCGTGAAAAAAAACAGACGATGGCTTTGGATAAAGACCAGATTCTGACCTCAGGACGGCTGAAAATTGCACTGGACCGAAATGAAGTCTGGAAGAACGGAGTACCCCTGGATCTGACAGAAATCGAATATAGGATTCTTGCACTTTTGATCCAACATCCCCAAAGAATTTTCTCAACACATACTATTTATGAAAGTGTATGGAATGAACCTTATTTCTACAGTGCAAACAGCACAATCATGGTACATATCAGGAAGCTTCGCACAAAAATAGAGGATGATCCCCAGAATCCATGCTACATCAGAAATGTCTGGGGGAAGGGGTACCGTTATGAAACAGAAAAACCATGCTCCTAA
- a CDS encoding phosphatidylserine decarboxylase, with protein sequence MSIDFLYQKTLGRFLMKLIMRTGMFRVGSRFLKTNMSRMLIPGYIARHKMDMTPFEGQRYDSFAAFFARSKDTPHYVATPEVLVSPCDGLLAVFPISDEMIIPMKGSRYRLDDLIPHQDWVECYRDGLCLVFRLQAKDYHHFCCFDDANLLETHYIPGELHSVQPIACEAVPVYRLNRRWWSILETVHFETVIQIEVGAMMVGGVAFAKEQGWVCRGDEMGNFELAGSTIILLLPPSIKERLELFPPSMKTFGGVAETIVSLGEGIGVLRNET encoded by the coding sequence ATGAGCATTGATTTCTTATATCAGAAAACCTTGGGACGTTTTCTCATGAAACTGATTATGCGCACAGGAATGTTTCGTGTGGGATCTCGGTTTCTGAAGACAAATATGTCACGCATGCTGATTCCTGGCTACATAGCGAGGCATAAGATGGATATGACCCCCTTTGAAGGTCAGCGATATGATTCTTTTGCAGCTTTCTTTGCAAGGTCAAAGGATACCCCGCACTATGTTGCCACCCCGGAGGTGTTGGTCAGTCCTTGCGACGGGTTGCTTGCAGTGTTCCCCATCTCTGACGAAATGATAATACCCATGAAGGGCTCGAGGTATCGTCTGGATGATCTGATTCCCCACCAGGATTGGGTAGAATGCTATCGTGATGGCCTTTGCCTTGTCTTTCGGTTACAGGCAAAGGACTATCATCATTTCTGCTGTTTTGATGACGCCAATCTGTTGGAAACCCACTATATCCCCGGAGAACTTCATAGCGTTCAGCCTATTGCCTGCGAAGCGGTCCCGGTATACCGCTTGAACCGAAGGTGGTGGAGTATTTTGGAAACAGTACATTTTGAGACCGTCATACAGATTGAGGTGGGAGCCATGATGGTTGGTGGAGTTGCCTTTGCAAAGGAACAAGGCTGGGTTTGTCGTGGGGATGAGATGGGGAATTTTGAACTTGCCGGTTCTACCATCATACTTCTCTTGCCCCCTTCAATCAAAGAACGTCTTGAACTCTTTCCCCCATCCATGAAGACATTCGGGGGAGTAGCAGAAACGATAGTCTCCTTAGGTGAAGGAATTGGAGTATTGCGAAATGAAACGTAA
- a CDS encoding response regulator: MNERLQFKILSTISILIISLSVIVFSVGIYMYFNLGKLGTDLPVESVDQVRNIANIMPLISELSLNLDAIVAKNKKIDWGNLGFTNSKIKVTLGLIKLDFNGKTPYNLSIILDEISLLSEDIDRMISENTSLGTTDAILVKNKIEYIYSELRDYILRINNATLTVLEKQKNEIEKLKDAMLLFSLIALGGATLTFILLMNQKKTLYQLEKTRGIAIANSNAKSEFLSNMSHEIRTPMNAIIGLTYLALKTNLTPSQRDYLKRIQISSQHLLGIINDILDFSKIEAGKMSLESIPFELEKVLDNVANLTAEKASAKGLELIFVVDSDVPNHLIGDPLRLGQVLINYANNAVKFTEKGEISIHIHVKNDTESDVLLHFEVRDTGVGISEDYKRQLFHSFQQADNSVTRRYGGTGLGLAISKKLSQMMGGEVGVESVFGQGSTFWFTALIGKSNEKQRSYVPVSDLRGLRVLVVDDNEHARAVITDMLENMTFRVTPVSSGAAALEEIAKEKRKEEYFDLVFLDWQMPVMNGIETARRIKEIALDPAPHLVIITAYGREEVIREAEEEGIENVLIKPVGASLLFDTAMHLLRKQGNETRSEIGQMPPLGEAGSGIGGARVLLVEDNEENQLVAMEILREAGCVVSVASNGKEAIAKVQQAAVDIILMDVQMPVMDGLAATREIRRLPYYANLPIIAMTANAMKEDRDHCLEAGMNDYITKPIDPKTLFAVIGKYYTASMNVISPSCISSECSSSLMVPKIHGLDLEASLKRVMGNKYLYLDLLKRFVAGQQETPLKIRAALMNKDRHLAERLAHTLKGVAGNIDASELHTAAGELEHAINAGVSDAEIDEMQKKIESIVAETIQDIKIGIETTMQGDTVSPKQTTGGRSLAEILETLTYYANESDSEALDYLGSVLTDLYAGCEREQVELLVISLRNFDFASALGILKILSGHQSK, translated from the coding sequence TTGAATGAACGACTGCAATTCAAAATACTGTCAACTATCTCAATTCTGATAATTTCCCTATCGGTCATCGTCTTTTCCGTTGGGATATATATGTATTTCAATTTGGGAAAGCTTGGAACCGATTTGCCAGTCGAATCGGTCGATCAGGTAAGGAATATTGCAAATATCATGCCTCTTATTTCCGAGCTTTCACTGAATCTTGATGCAATTGTTGCTAAAAACAAGAAAATCGACTGGGGAAATCTTGGTTTCACGAACAGCAAAATAAAAGTCACTCTTGGCCTCATTAAGTTGGATTTCAACGGAAAAACACCATACAATCTCTCAATTATATTGGATGAAATCAGTCTCTTAAGCGAGGACATTGACCGGATGATCTCAGAAAATACATCCTTGGGTACAACTGACGCGATTCTTGTCAAGAACAAGATTGAGTACATTTATTCAGAGCTACGGGATTATATTTTACGGATAAACAACGCTACGCTTACGGTACTTGAAAAGCAAAAGAATGAAATCGAAAAACTCAAGGATGCGATGCTCCTTTTCTCTCTCATTGCACTGGGCGGAGCGACACTTACGTTTATTCTGTTGATGAATCAGAAAAAGACTCTGTATCAGCTTGAAAAAACGAGAGGAATCGCGATAGCGAACTCCAACGCCAAAAGTGAGTTCCTATCAAACATGAGCCATGAGATACGCACCCCCATGAATGCGATAATCGGTCTGACCTATCTTGCACTTAAGACCAATCTTACACCTAGCCAAAGGGATTATCTGAAACGAATACAGATTTCCAGCCAGCATCTTCTGGGCATAATCAATGATATACTGGATTTTTCGAAAATTGAAGCCGGAAAAATGTCATTGGAAAGCATACCCTTCGAGCTGGAGAAAGTGTTGGACAATGTCGCTAACCTCACTGCCGAAAAAGCAAGCGCCAAGGGCCTTGAACTGATATTTGTCGTGGATTCTGATGTTCCAAATCATCTTATCGGTGATCCACTAAGATTGGGACAAGTTCTTATCAACTATGCAAACAATGCGGTTAAGTTCACAGAGAAAGGGGAAATCAGCATTCATATACACGTCAAGAACGATACTGAGAGTGATGTATTGCTACATTTCGAGGTCAGGGACACGGGTGTCGGAATTTCCGAAGATTACAAACGCCAACTTTTTCACAGTTTTCAACAGGCTGACAATTCCGTAACCCGGAGGTACGGAGGAACGGGTCTTGGGTTGGCAATTTCTAAAAAACTGTCGCAAATGATGGGTGGCGAAGTTGGTGTCGAGAGTGTTTTTGGCCAGGGCTCGACATTCTGGTTTACTGCCTTGATCGGCAAAAGTAACGAGAAACAAAGAAGTTATGTGCCCGTTTCTGATCTTCGGGGGCTGCGGGTTCTGGTCGTAGACGACAATGAACATGCTCGGGCGGTCATAACGGATATGCTGGAGAATATGACGTTTCGCGTGACTCCGGTATCCTCCGGAGCCGCAGCCCTTGAGGAAATTGCGAAAGAGAAGCGTAAAGAAGAGTATTTTGACCTTGTGTTCCTTGACTGGCAAATGCCTGTGATGAACGGAATAGAAACTGCAAGGCGTATAAAGGAAATTGCCCTCGATCCAGCGCCGCATCTGGTTATCATCACCGCGTATGGGCGGGAGGAAGTCATACGTGAGGCAGAGGAAGAGGGAATCGAGAACGTGCTTATCAAACCGGTAGGGGCTTCACTCCTTTTTGACACAGCAATGCATTTACTCCGAAAACAGGGGAATGAAACAAGATCCGAGATAGGGCAAATGCCACCTCTTGGCGAGGCTGGTTCGGGAATTGGCGGTGCAAGAGTCCTGCTTGTAGAAGACAATGAGGAAAATCAACTCGTAGCCATGGAGATACTCAGGGAAGCAGGGTGCGTGGTAAGCGTTGCTTCCAATGGCAAGGAAGCTATCGCGAAAGTACAGCAGGCTGCCGTTGACATCATTCTGATGGACGTGCAGATGCCAGTAATGGATGGTTTGGCGGCAACCCGGGAGATTCGACGGCTTCCTTATTATGCAAACCTTCCAATAATAGCCATGACGGCCAATGCCATGAAAGAGGATAGGGATCACTGCCTTGAAGCGGGCATGAATGATTACATTACAAAGCCTATTGATCCCAAGACGCTCTTTGCCGTAATTGGCAAATATTATACAGCCAGTATGAATGTTATTTCCCCTTCATGTATCTCAAGTGAGTGTTCCTCATCGCTTATGGTGCCGAAGATTCATGGTCTTGACCTAGAGGCAAGCCTTAAGCGGGTTATGGGAAACAAGTATCTCTATCTGGACCTGCTTAAAAGATTTGTGGCAGGACAACAGGAAACTCCCCTCAAGATTCGTGCCGCACTTATGAACAAGGATCGGCATCTTGCCGAGCGATTGGCTCATACGTTGAAAGGGGTTGCCGGAAATATCGATGCATCGGAGCTTCATACTGCTGCCGGGGAATTGGAACATGCGATCAATGCCGGGGTGTCAGACGCAGAGATCGATGAAATGCAAAAGAAAATTGAATCCATTGTTGCTGAAACGATACAAGACATCAAGATTGGGATTGAGACAACAATGCAGGGCGATACGGTTAGCCCGAAACAAACTACTGGAGGCCGGTCGCTTGCAGAAATTTTGGAGACGCTTACCTATTATGCAAATGAGAGTGACAGTGAGGCTCTGGACTATCTGGGATCTGTCCTTACGGATTTATACGCGGGGTGCGAGAGGGAACAGGTGGAGCTTCTTGTCATATCGCTCCGTAACTTCGATTTTGCATCTGCCCTTGGGATTTTGAAAATTCTTTCTGGGCATCAATCCAAATGA
- a CDS encoding CDP-alcohol phosphatidyltransferase family protein — translation MNLEQKLLGFYNYTVVLTYIGMLTGFVGIVSTFEANVLGGVICLMFAGLCDMFDGAIASTRKRTNPEKCFGIEIDSLSDLICFGILPASIVYTLNKNYNHLALAVSALYVLCALIRLAYFNVDEQERQKHSTTSRELCYGMPVTLSALFLPVIYATINKLSLEPSIALLALFSMSILFLLPFPLKKPKIRGKLCILLCGVMEILYVMFSSVVA, via the coding sequence ATGAATCTTGAACAAAAGCTACTGGGCTTCTACAACTATACGGTGGTATTGACTTACATTGGCATGCTTACTGGATTTGTCGGTATCGTCTCTACTTTTGAGGCCAACGTCCTAGGGGGCGTCATTTGCCTGATGTTTGCGGGGCTTTGCGATATGTTTGACGGTGCCATCGCATCCACAAGGAAACGTACAAATCCTGAGAAATGCTTTGGTATTGAGATAGACTCCCTCAGTGATCTGATCTGCTTTGGAATTCTTCCTGCTTCGATAGTATATACCCTGAACAAGAACTATAACCATCTGGCTTTAGCGGTTTCTGCCCTGTATGTTCTTTGTGCATTGATCCGGCTTGCCTATTTTAACGTAGATGAGCAGGAACGACAGAAGCACAGCACGACTTCCAGGGAACTCTGTTATGGAATGCCAGTTACTCTTTCTGCACTGTTTCTTCCGGTCATCTATGCCACCATCAATAAGCTGTCTCTGGAACCAAGCATTGCTCTCCTGGCACTTTTCAGTATGTCAATTCTGTTTCTGCTTCCCTTTCCGCTGAAAAAGCCCAAGATTAGGGGAAAGCTGTGCATTTTGCTTTGTGGTGTTATGGAAATCCTGTATGTGATGTTTTCCTCTGTGGTGGCTTGA